The genomic segment TCTCGGCCCAGGTGGAGCAGGTGAACAAGGGCGCGGAAATCCAGAACCAGCGCACCGAGGAGACCGCAACGTCCATGGAGGAAATGAACGCCACCGTGCTCGAAGTGGCGCGCAACTCCTCCTCGGCCGCCGAATCGGCCGAATCCGCGCGCACCGAGGCCCAGAAAGGCGCGCGCATCGTGGCCCAGTCCGTGGAGGCCATCAAGCAGGTCTACCAGCAGGCCCACCAGCTCAAAACCCAGATGACCGCCCTGGGCAAGCAGGCCGACGACATCAGCCGCATCCTGGACGTGATCTCCGACATCGCGGACCAGACCAACCTCCTGGCCCTCAACGCCGCCATTGAGGCCGCCCGCGCGGGCGAGGCCGGACGCGGCTTCGCGGTGGTGGCCGACGAGGTGCGCAAGCTCGCCGAAAAGACCATGAACGCCACCAAGGAAGTGGGCGAGGTCATCGGCTCCATCCAGACCGGCGCGCGCGACAACATCAAGAGCGTGGAGGCCGCGAGCCAGTCCATCGACTCGGCAACCGGCCTGGCCAGCCAGTCCGGCGAAGCCCTCGACCACATCGTGACCCTGGTCACCCAGACCTCGGACCAGGTGCGCTCCATCGCCACGGCCGCCGAGCAGCAGTCGGCCGCCAGCGAGGAGATCAACCGCGCCGTGGACGACATCCGCCGCGTCACCGCCGAAACCGCCGACGGCATGGGCCACTCGGCAAAGGCCGTGTCCGATCTGGCCGTGCTGGCCCAGAAACTCCAGGGGCTCATCGACGACATGAACAAGGGCTAGGCGTACCTCACCGCATCGAAACCAGCGACGGCCCGGGGCGACCCGGGCCGTTTTTCATTTTCCAGACGCAACGCCGCACGCGCCGCCCCGCGCCGGGTCTTGCCCCCGGGCCGCTTTGGCCGTACAAACCGCCCCATGAAAGACGAACGCGGACTCTACTACTACCCGGCCCCCCAGAACACCGCCATCCGCATGTACGTGCGCGAAAGCTTCGACGTGATCGAATTCCGCATGTTCAACCGCGAATACCCCGAGGTCTGGGAGCGCCACGGCTGGATCCCCTACGAAGAGATCGAAATGGCCGCCGAGATGTACAAGCAGCGCGGCCGGGGCACCAACCCCCTGGAACTCTACGACCTCGACGTGGCCCGCAGGCTCCTCATCGACGAGGGCGGCTCCGCGCGGTGAGGAACGGCAAGCCCGATTTCCGGCTCTTCGGGCGCGTCCGCCCGGCCAATCCCGGGGACCTGCCCCGCCTGGCCGCCACCCTGCCGCCCGACGCCTCCACCCGGGACGGGGATACCCTGGACATCGACTACGCGGGCTTACACCTGGACCTGGAGGACTTCCTCCAGGAGGCCCGCCGCCTGCTGGGCCAGGAAGGCGAAGGCCACCTGGACGCCTTCGACGACGAGGCCCGCGTGCTCACGCGCTACGAGCTTTCGGCCGCGGGCCACGCCGCCAAGACGCACCGCTACGACGACATCCTGGAGCACACCAAGGGGGAGGGCAACTGGTGAACGCCACACGCGCCTCGCTTCTCCCGGCCTGCGCCCCCGCGCCGAAGGCCGTACGGACCTCCGTCGGCCCCGGCCGCAGCCCCGCCGCGCACGCGCCTGCGCACCGGACGGCCCTGCTGGCGGCGCTCTTCCTTGCGCTTGCCGCGGCGCTCCTGGTCGCGGCCGCCCCGGCCCGCGCGGACCGCTCCGGCGACCCCGTGGGCACGATCACCCGCGTGCAGGGGCCCGTGTTCCTGGAGGAGACCGGAGGCCGCCGCCTGCTCGCTGCCGGTGAACCGCTCCACGAGGGCGACGCTCTGGTCACCGGGTCAAGGGCGCGTGCCGAACTGACCTTCCTGGACGCGAGCGTTGTCACCCTCTCGGAGGACACCGCCCTGACCGTGCGCAGCTTCGACATCCCCAAGGGCCAGGCCCGCTTCGAGATGCTGCGCGGGGCCTTCCGCGCCGTCACCGGGAGCATCACCCGCCCTGAAGGCGCGGACTTCCGGGTGCTCACCCCCCTGGCGGCCATCGGCATACGAGGCACCGACTTCTGGGGCGGCTTCTTCACCCCCGAGGAGCTGGGGGTGTTCCTGGCCTCGGGCAAGTCCGTAGCCATCTCCAACACGCACGGCACGCGGGTGATCACCAGGCCGGGCGAAGGCGTCACGGTCACGCTGGCGGACCCCTGGCCAACCCGCCCCGTGAAGTGGCGCGAGGCCAAGGTGCGCCGCGCCGTGCGCCTCGTCACGTTCGAGGAGGACTCCCCCAAGTGATCGCCCGGCGCTGGAGCTGCCGCTGCCCGCTGGACACGCTTCCGGATTTTCTCGACCACCTGCGCGCCACGGGCGTGGCGGAAACCTCCGCCCTTCCCGGCTTTCTGGGACATCAGACGCTCCTGCGCGAACTTGCGGGCGAGGCGGAAGTGACCCTCGTCACCTACTGGCGGGACATGGAGAGCGTCCGTGCATTTGCCGGGGGCGATCCGGGGCGGGCGCGGCTCTATCCGGGGGACGAGAAATTCCGCATCGCGCCGGACCTGGAGGTCCGGCACGAGCGGGTGATCGAATGGTCGGGAGCGCCCCAGGGGGCGGATCAGGCGAAGAGGTCGTAGAGCACGCCCAGGAAGAGCGTGGCCGCCACCACCCCGTTGAGGGTGAAGAAGGCCATGTTCAGGCGCGTGAGATCGTTCTCGGAGATCAGGCGGTGCTCTATCCACAAAAGCGCCGCCACCAGCGCGAGCACCCCGAAATAGCCCCAGCCCAGCGCCGCGGACCAGCCCGCCAGGGCGAAGAGCGCCACGGCCTGTCCGTGCAGGAGCGCCGCCAGGGAGAGCGCCGACCCCACGCCGAAGCGCACCGGCATGGAGTGCAGGGCGTGGCGACGGTCGAAGGCCTCGTCCTGGGAGGCGTAGAGCACGTCGAAGCCCGCCACCCAGCAGGTGACGCCCAGCCCGAAGAGCACCGGGGCCAGGGCGAACTGGGGCGTCACGGCCAGCCATCCGGCCACCGGGGCCAGACCCAGCACGCTGCCCAGCACCACGTGGCACAACCAGGTGAAGCGTTTGGTCAGGCTGTAGAAGCCCGCCCAGGCCAGCACCACGGGCGAAAGCCACAGGCACAGGGGGTTGAGCCCCCAGCAGGCCAGCACGAACACGGCCGCGCAAACGGAGACGAAGCCCCAGCCCTGGGCGCGGGTGATGGCCCCGCGCACCAGTTCGCGGCCCTGCGTGCGCGGGTTCAGGCGGTCGAAAGGCTCGTCCATGAGGCGGTTGACCCCCATGGCGTAGGAGCGCACGGCCACCATGGCCAGGGTGAGCAGCGCGAAGGGCGCGAAGCCCGGCCAGCCGCGCTTGGCCAGAAACAAACCCACGTAGGCGAAAGGCAGCGCGAAGACCGAATGCTCGATCTTCACGAACGAGGCGAACAAGGCCGCCCGCCCTGCCAGGGCCTTGAGCTTCTCGCGCGAAAGGGCCTTGAGCAGCGGCGGCGGGCAGACCCTGCCGCACGTCGGCCGGACGCAACTCCCCTGCGCGGGGTCGGCGGCGTTCACCCGAGCCTCGCCACGCCGTAGCTTTTCTTGCCCTTGCGCACCAGAAGGAGCGAGCCGCCCGCGAAGTCGGATTCGGGGTAGGCGTAATCGGCCCCCACCTTGGCGTTGTTCACGGTCACGGCCCCGGCGGCCAGGTCCTTGCGGGCGTTGCCCTTGGAACTGCACAAGCCAAGCTCCACCAGCAGCGTCACCATGTCCGGGATGTCCGCGCGGGAGGCGTAGTCGCGCCCCGGCGCGCCCTCCAGGGCGGCGCGCAGGGTGGCGGGGTCCACGCCGTCCAGCGCGCCTTTGCCGAAGAGGTATTCGCTGGCCTTCACCACATGCTCGGCCTGGTCGCGCCCGTGGACCATGGAGGTCATTACGTAGGCCAGGGTGCGCTGCGCCTCGCGCATGTGGGCCTTTTCCGCCACGGCCACGGCCAGGGCCTCGATCTCCTCGCGGGGGAGGAAGGTGAAGTACTTGAGGTAGTTCACCACGTCGCGGTCGTCGGCGTTCACCCAGTACTGGTAGAAGGCGTAGGGCGTGGTGATGTTCGGATCCAGGTAGATGGCGCCCTTCTCGCTCTTGCCGAACTTGGCCCCCGAGGCCGTGGTGATGAGCGGGAAGGTCATGGCGTGGGCCTCGGCCCCGGACTTGCGCCGGATGAGTTCGAGCCCGGCGGTGATGTTGCCGAACTGGTCGCCCCCGCCGATCTGCAGGGTGCAGCCCTGCTCGCGGTTCAGGTGGTGGAAATCGAAGGCCTGCAGGATCATGTAGCTGAACTCGGTGTAGGAGATGCCCGACTCTTCGCGGTCGATGCGCCCCTTCACGGAGTCCTTGGCCAGCATGTAGTTCACGGTGAAGTGCTTGCCCACGTCGCGCAGCAGCTCGATGGCCGAAAGTTTCCCGATCCAGTCGAGGTTGTTCACCACGTCGATGGAGGCCCCGTTGTCCGTGAAGAGCTTGAGGATCTGGGCCTTGATGCGTTCGGCGCGGGCGGCGGTGTCGGCGGGGTCGGAGAGCTGGCGCTCCTTGTCCTTGCCGCTGGGGTCGCCGATGAGGCCGGTGGCCCCGCCCAGCAGGGCCATGGGCCTGTGCCCGGCCAGGGCGAAGCGCATGAGCGCCAACAGGGGCACCATGTTGCCTATGTGCAGGCTCTCGGCCGTGGGGTCGAAGCCGCAGTACATCACGCGTCCGGGCGCGGCCAGGTGTTCGCGCAGGGTGTCCGCCCCGCTGGTCTGATGGACCAGGCCTCGCCAGGTGAGTTCGTCGAAAACGTTCACGAAAGTCCTCCTTGCCAAGGGCGGATGCTTAGCGCCCGGCCCGTGGACTCGTCAATGGCGCACAAGGCCCCCTCCAGTCGCGCGGGGCCCTTGGCCACCTCGAAGCGCACGGGAAGCCGCGTGAGGAAACGGTTCACGATGCCCTGCGCGTCCATGCCGATCACGGAATGCACGGGGCCGCACATGCCCACGTCGGTGAGGGCGGCCGTGCCGCCGGGCAGGATGCGGGCGTCGTTGGTCTGCACATGGGTGTGGGTGCCGAGCACCGCGGAGACGCGCCCGTCAAGAAAATAGGCCATGCCCTTTTTCTCGCTGGTGGCCTCGGCGTGGAAATCGACGATACGGACAGCGACGTCGGCTGGCAGGGAGTCCAACAGGGTCCGGGCGGTCTGAAAGGGGCAGTCCACAGCGTCCATGTAGGTGCGGCCCAGGAGATTGAGCACGGCGTAGGGCACGCCCCCGGCCGTCTCGAAGACGCGCAGGCCCGTGCCGGGCGCCCCGGCCGGGTAGTTGGCCGGGCGCAGCAGCCTGGGCGCTTCCTGGAAGACC from the Fundidesulfovibrio magnetotacticus genome contains:
- a CDS encoding FecR family protein; translated protein: MNATRASLLPACAPAPKAVRTSVGPGRSPAAHAPAHRTALLAALFLALAAALLVAAAPARADRSGDPVGTITRVQGPVFLEETGGRRLLAAGEPLHEGDALVTGSRARAELTFLDASVVTLSEDTALTVRSFDIPKGQARFEMLRGAFRAVTGSITRPEGADFRVLTPLAAIGIRGTDFWGGFFTPEELGVFLASGKSVAISNTHGTRVITRPGEGVTVTLADPWPTRPVKWREAKVRRAVRLVTFEEDSPK
- a CDS encoding antibiotic biosynthesis monooxygenase family protein, producing the protein MIARRWSCRCPLDTLPDFLDHLRATGVAETSALPGFLGHQTLLRELAGEAEVTLVTYWRDMESVRAFAGGDPGRARLYPGDEKFRIAPDLEVRHERVIEWSGAPQGADQAKRS
- a CDS encoding TIGR00282 family metallophosphoesterase; the encoded protein is MSVLFLGDVVGRPGRKALAEQARNLRRDLELDVLMANVENASGGIGLNAKAARELLALPLDVLTGGNHTWKHKDVFPVFQEAPRLLRPANYPAGAPGTGLRVFETAGGVPYAVLNLLGRTYMDAVDCPFQTARTLLDSLPADVAVRIVDFHAEATSEKKGMAYFLDGRVSAVLGTHTHVQTNDARILPGGTAALTDVGMCGPVHSVIGMDAQGIVNRFLTRLPVRFEVAKGPARLEGALCAIDESTGRALSIRPWQGGLS
- a CDS encoding UbiA-like polyprenyltransferase; protein product: MAGRAALFASFVKIEHSVFALPFAYVGLFLAKRGWPGFAPFALLTLAMVAVRSYAMGVNRLMDEPFDRLNPRTQGRELVRGAITRAQGWGFVSVCAAVFVLACWGLNPLCLWLSPVVLAWAGFYSLTKRFTWLCHVVLGSVLGLAPVAGWLAVTPQFALAPVLFGLGVTCWVAGFDVLYASQDEAFDRRHALHSMPVRFGVGSALSLAALLHGQAVALFALAGWSAALGWGYFGVLALVAALLWIEHRLISENDLTRLNMAFFTLNGVVAATLFLGVLYDLFA
- the tyrS gene encoding tyrosine--tRNA ligase, producing the protein MNVFDELTWRGLVHQTSGADTLREHLAAPGRVMYCGFDPTAESLHIGNMVPLLALMRFALAGHRPMALLGGATGLIGDPSGKDKERQLSDPADTAARAERIKAQILKLFTDNGASIDVVNNLDWIGKLSAIELLRDVGKHFTVNYMLAKDSVKGRIDREESGISYTEFSYMILQAFDFHHLNREQGCTLQIGGGDQFGNITAGLELIRRKSGAEAHAMTFPLITTASGAKFGKSEKGAIYLDPNITTPYAFYQYWVNADDRDVVNYLKYFTFLPREEIEALAVAVAEKAHMREAQRTLAYVMTSMVHGRDQAEHVVKASEYLFGKGALDGVDPATLRAALEGAPGRDYASRADIPDMVTLLVELGLCSSKGNARKDLAAGAVTVNNAKVGADYAYPESDFAGGSLLLVRKGKKSYGVARLG